In Desulfolucanica intricata, the genomic window ACAATGTGGATTAATCTAGGTCCTATAGGTGTTGGTACTATTGCTCTTTTAAATTTAGCTCCTGTTAGTACATTTTATTTTGGAAATGTTATGGCCGGCGTTATTAATATGTTCGGACTTATCTTTTGGGGATTTGGGTTTTGGTGGTTGATTATGGCGCTTTTTACTACTGTATGGTATTTCCGAAAAAATAATTTACCTTATGCTATGTCTTGGTGGGCTTTTACTTTTCCTTTGGGAGCATATACTGGTGCAACCTATTTAATAGCTGATATCTTTAATATATCTGTAATTAAATATTATGGCTTTGCCTGTTATTGGCTTTTATTTATATTTTGGTTTATAGTTGTTATAAAAACTTTTGTTCATATTAAGGAAATACTAAATGCATAATTTTAAAAATATAAAAACTCATCCTTTAATTTAAGAAGGGTGAGTTTTTTATATAAATTTATTTCATACTAAGACATGTCCATCCACCATCTACCATCTACAGGTAATACTACTCCTGTTATATATGAAGATAAGCCTGAGGCCAGGAATAATGCAGCGTTTGCTATATCTTGAGGTTGAGCAATTTTTTTCATTGGTATGGGAGCAAGAAACATTTCGTTTAACTCAATATTTTTCAATTCTTCTTCTGTCATTCCGGCTTTTCCTGTACCGGACAAATACAGTTGGCCCGGATATTATTATTGGCATAATCCACTGCTATTGATTTTGTTAGAGAATTTACTATTTTTTTAAGTTTTATCTGTGCAATCGTGTTATTATAAAGTAGCACCTGTTTTTATTTAAAATAAAAACGAAGAAAGGAAATTCTTGTTTCTTTATGTTGTATATAAAATATTTATAATAATAATAAAGGAATAATAATAAGGAGAGATATAGTTGAAAAAAATCAACATTCTAATAAACGGATCAACTTATGAATATGATTCTGGTGTTATTTTGGAGGACATTAGTAAGGATTTTGGTAATAATCCTATTGGGTCTGTATTATTAGGAATTGTTAATAATAGATTAAGATCATTAACTTATAAAATTGAAGAAGATGCTGAAGTAAGATTTCTGGATTTATCAACTACAGATGGTCAAAAAACATATAAGCGTTCTCTATCATTTCTTTTTATTAAAGCAGTTCATGATGTATTAGAAGAAGCCCAAGTTGAGTTATGCCACACTTTAAGTAAAGGTCAATACTGCATTATAAAAAATTATCCAAATTTTAATGAACAAGATGTTAAAACAATTAAAG contains:
- a CDS encoding SDR family oxidoreductase; this encodes MSGTGKAGMTEEELKNIELNEMFLAPIPMKKIAQPQDIANAALFLASGLSSYITGVVLPVDGRWWMDMS